In Penicillium oxalicum strain HP7-1 chromosome VII, whole genome shotgun sequence, one DNA window encodes the following:
- a CDS encoding Molybdopterin synthase catalytic subunit has translation MTADESPLPAHLDPSTYPRTQHDAAQNIHLTLTYSPLDPNTYLAETSSAAAGANTLFLGTTRDTFEGRSVSQLSYTTYPPLALKTFKAIAEDAVQKHQLKGVSIAHRLGVVPIKEASIAIAVSAGHRAAAWRAGEEILEACKERAEIWKREEFVDGGMEWRANADRDAEGNPVQKTGS, from the coding sequence ATGACAGCAGACGAATCTCCTCTCCCAGCACACCTGGACCCATCCACCTATCCCCGAACCCAGCACGATGCCGCGCAAAACATCCACCTCACCCTGACCTACTCCCCACTTGATCCAAACACCTATTTGGCGGAGACCTCGTCGGCCGCGGCCGGCGCCAacactctcttcctcggaacCACGCGGGATACTTTCGAAGGCCGCTCGGTCTCGCAATTGAGCTATACGACCTATCCGCCTCTTGCGCTGAAGACGTTCAAGGCGATTGCGGAAGATGCGGTTCAAAAACATCAACTCAAGGGTGTGAGCATTGCGCATCGTCTGGGGGTGGTGCCGATCAAAGAGGCCTCGATTGCGATTGCTGTGAGTGCGGGCCATCGTGCGGCGGCGTGGAGGGCGGGCGAGGAGATACTTGAAGCGTGCAAAGAGAGGGCGGAGATTTGGAAGCGGGAGGAGTTTGTGGATGGGGGCATGGAGTGGAGAGCGAATGCAGATCGTGATGCTGAGGGGAATCCGGTCCAGAAAACGGGTTCATGA
- a CDS encoding Alpha-glucosidase, with protein MSPSAQSVHRAWWKESSVYQIWPASYKDSNDDGIGDIPGIISQLDYIQKLGVDILWLCPSYKSPQVDMGYDIADYYSIADEYGTVADVEKLIQGCHQRGMKLLMDLVVNHTSDQHEWFKQSRSSKDNEYRKWYIWKPAKYDEAGNRQPPNNWVSHFQGADEESAGSAWQYDELTDEYYLHLFATEQPDLNWEHPPVRKAVHDIIRFWLDKGCDGFRMDVINFISKDQQFPDAEVKDPNTPWQSGDKYYANGPRLHEYLQDIGKILKEYDAFSVGEMPFVTDEQEVLRAVQFDRNEINMIFSFEHVNVDHGDFGKFEPGAWTLTDLKEFFQRWQPFMYENDGWNALYWENHDQPRSIDRYTNASEEHHLAAAKMLAVALTLQAGTPFIYQGQELGMQNVPKSWGIEEYKDIDCLNHWKILVNDKPSDTAAQKIALQEYQKKSRDNARTPVQWSDAPNAGFTGPSVKPWMSINDNYPRINAAAQVQDPSSVYHFWASALRLRKDFKDIFVYGDWKIVDAPSQDVFAFTRQYENQKVLVLCNWTERSLTWDAQGNGVSTVKDVLLNNYEPSAGALKRFGGGSFDLRPFEACALLLL; from the exons ATGTCGCCATCTGCTCAGTCTGTCCACCGGGCATGGTGGAAGGAGAGTTCTGTGTATCAAATATGGCCTGCATCATACAAGGATTCCAATGACGATGGAATTGGTGACATTCCAGGCATCATCTCACAGTTGGATTACATCCAGAAGCTTGGAGTCGATATTTTGTGGCTCTGCCCTTCGTACAAATCTCCACAGGTGGATATGGGCTACGACATTGCTGATTATTACAGCATTGCCGACGAGTACGGCACGGTCGCGGACGTTGAAAAGCTGATCCAAGGCTGCCACCAGCGAGGAATGAAGCTTCTGATGGACCTGGTGGTCAATCATACAAGTGACCAGCATGAATGGTTTAAGCAGTCTCGCAGCTCCAAGGACAATGAGTACCGCAAATGGTACATATGGAAACCTGCAAAGTACGACGAAGCAGGCAATCGACAACCCCCAAATAACTGGGTCTCTCACTTTCAAG GTGCTGACGAAGAGTCTGCAGGTAGCGCTTGGCAGTACGATGAGCTGACGGATGAGTACTATCTTCATCTCTTCGCCACCGAGCAACCCGATCTCAATTGGGAGCATCCTCCCGTGCGCAAAGCAGTGCACGACATTATTCGATTCTGGCTCGACAAGGGCTGCGACGGATTCCGCATGGATGTGATCAACTTCATCAGCAAGGATCAGCAATTCCCCGACGCAGAGGTCAAAGATCCCAACACTCCCTGGCAGTCTGGAGACAAGTATTACGCCAATGGACCTCGATTGCATGAGTATCTGCAAGACATTGGCAAGATATTGAAGGAGTATGATGCATTCAGCGTGGGTGAAATGCCCTTTGTCACAGACGAGCAAGAGGTTCTTCGTGCTGTCCAATTTGACCGCAACGAGATCAATATGATTTTCAGCTTTGAGCACGTGAACGTTGACCACGGAGATTTTGGCAAATTTGAGCCTGGAGCGTGGACGCTTACGGATCTCAAGGAATTCTTCCAGCGATGGCAACCTTTTATGTACGAAAATGACGGTTGGAACGCACTTTATTGGGAGAACCATGATCAACCGCGGTCCATTGATCGTTATACCAACGCCAGCGAGGAGCATCATCTGGCTGCGGCCAAGATGCTGGCGGTGGCATTGACATTGCAAGCGGGTACCCCGTTCATCTACCAGGGTCAGGAGCTCGGAATGCAAAACGTTCCCAAGTCGTGGGGTATTGAGGAATACAAGGACATTGATTGCCTCAATCATTGGAAAAT TCTGGTCAACGACAAGCCTTCGGACACGGCAGCTCAGAAAATTGCTCTCCAAGAATATCAGAAAAAATCTCGCGACAATGCCCGGACGCCAGTGCAGTGGTCAGATGCACCCAACGCCGGATTCACGGGGCCCTCCGTCAAGCCTTGGATGTCCATCAATGACAACTATCCTCGCATCAATGCTGCCGCTCAAGTCCAGGATCCGAGCTCCGTGTACCATTTCTGGGCATCTGCACTTCGTCTCCGCAAGGATTTCAAGGACATATTCGTCTACGGTGATTGGAAGATCGTCGATGCACCCAGTCAGGACGTTTTCGCGTTCACTCGACAATATGAGAATCAGAAGGTTCTTGTTTTGTGCAACTGGACCGAACGGAGTTTGACCTGGGATGCGCAAGGCAATGGGGTATCTACTGTCAAAGATGTACTGTTGAACAACTATGAACCGTCTGCTGGAGCATTGAAACGCTTCGGCGGCGGCTCATTTGATCTGCGGCCATTTGAGGCTTGTGCTCTTCTGCTACTATGA
- a CDS encoding Protein SCO1 gives MPSSLQMASRIFGRATRSFANIEAAPTKRLLPALRNASGPQCRAYTQSQRPRSAQQFPGTFAARHEFSTTAFRARAKTMGQLRQRNSTGPFSWKAALLFVLTGAGMVIYFRVEKARLERKRIAEMSKGVGRPKVGGPFVLKDLDGKEFTEEDLKGKYSFVYFGFTHCPDICPDELDKMAEIIEKVKEATKGENIFLPVFITCDPARDTPEVLREYLKEFHPGIIGLTGTYEQVKNAGEDYLVDHSIYFYLMDPDNDFVECIGRQDTPESASKVILEHINDWKREGKPLKTQ, from the exons ATGCCGTCCTCACTCCAGATGGCCTCCAGAATATTCGGCCGGGCCACTCGCAGCTTCGCTAACATCGAGGCAGCCCCTACGAAACGCCTGCTCCCGGCCCTCCGCAACGCCAGCGGACCGCAATGCCGCGCTTACACGCAGTCGCAGCGACCCCGGTCCGCGCAGCAGTTCCCAGGCACATTTGCTGCACGCCATGAATTCTCTACGACGGCGTTCCGCGCCCGCGCCAAGACGATGGGTCAGCTGCGACAGCGGAACTCGACCGGGCCCTTCTCGTGGAAGGCTGCGCTGTTGTTTGTTCTCACTGGTGCAGGCATGGTCATCTACTTCCGCGTAGAGAAGGCCCGTCTGGAGCGAAAGCGCATTGCCGAGATGAGCAAAGGTGTTGGTCGACCCAAGGTTGGCGGACCCTTTGTTCTGAAGGATTTGGATGGCAAGGAGTTCACCGAGGAGGATTTGAAGGGCAAATATAGCTTT GTCTACTTCGGCTTCACGCATTGCCCGGATATCTGCCCCGATGAATTGGACAAGATGGCCGAGATTATCGAAAAGGTTAAGGAGGCCACCAAGGGCGAGAACATCTTCCTTCCGGTGTTCATCACTTGTGATCCAGCCCGTGATACCCCCGAGGTTCTCCGTGAATACTTGAAGGAGTTCCACCCGGGCATTATTGGCTTGACTGGTACCTACGAGCAAGTCAAGAAC GCCGGCGAGGATTATCTGGTCGACCACAGCATCTACTTCTATTTGATGG ATCCCGACAATGATTTCGTCGAGTGCATTGGCCGACAGGATACTCCCGAGTCCGCATCCAAGGTCATTCTCGAACACATCAATGACTGgaagagggaaggaaagCCACTGAAGACCCAGTAG